One Gemmatimonadota bacterium genomic window carries:
- a CDS encoding DoxX family protein has translation MEFLGIGSSVLIALGLLNVWVLRAGKPTAWRGQNAQTLREEFATYGLPPWSVTAVGIAKVTLAILLLAGIWWPTVSRPAALGTAVLMLGAVSMHLKVRDPIKKSLPALALLGLSCLVAFL, from the coding sequence ATGGAGTTCCTAGGAATCGGAAGCAGCGTGCTCATCGCGTTGGGGCTTCTCAATGTCTGGGTCTTGCGAGCCGGGAAGCCGACCGCATGGCGCGGCCAAAACGCCCAAACGCTCCGTGAGGAGTTCGCCACCTATGGACTGCCTCCGTGGTCGGTGACCGCGGTCGGGATCGCCAAAGTCACTTTGGCCATCCTGCTCTTGGCTGGGATCTGGTGGCCGACCGTTTCTCGGCCGGCGGCACTTGGGACCGCGGTCTTGATGCTCGGTGCCGTGTCGATGCATCTCAAAGTTCGCGATCCCATCAAGAAGTCGCTGCCCGCGTTGGCGTTGCTCGGCCTGTCTTGCCTTGTGGCCTTCCTGTGA
- a CDS encoding DUF2256 domain-containing protein — MPPRNRSFRGNKAALPSKPCVACGLPMSWRRKWAKNWAAVKYCSKACRHAKAPRG, encoded by the coding sequence ATGCCTCCGCGCAACCGCTCGTTCCGCGGCAACAAAGCCGCGTTGCCGAGCAAACCCTGCGTGGCGTGCGGCTTGCCAATGAGTTGGCGTCGCAAGTGGGCAAAAAACTGGGCCGCCGTGAAGTACTGCTCCAAGGCATGTCGTCACGCCAAGGCGCCGCGTGGCTGA
- a CDS encoding cryptochrome/photolyase family protein, translating to MAELRVLIVVLGDQLDLEAAAFDGFDAGVDAVWMAEVADESTHVWSSKPRTAMFLAAMRHFALALQAAGRPLHYTRLDAAGNGGTLGAQLQADVERLRPARLVMTAPGDWRVLQAINAVAKSNRLPLEVREDRHFFSSVRDFAAHAKGRKSLRMEYFYREQRKRHDVLMQAGEPLGGQWNFDAENREAFGAAGPGKVPPRRSFKPDAVTREVIALVNTRFAPHPGRLDRFDWPVTRAQALKSLRAFITERLPLFGRYQDAMWPGDPWLYHSHLSAALNLKLLNPREVVAAAERAYHDGQAPLASVEGFIRQILGWREYVRGIYWTQMPEYRERNALGAAEDLPAWYWTGATDMACLGDALTQTLAYGYANHIQRLMVTGLYALMLGVQPKQVHAWYLAVYVDAVEWVELPNTLGMSQYADGGVMGSKPYIATGKYIQRMSPHCKACCYDPALRSGDRACPFTTLYWDFLMRHESTLARNPRMALQVKNVARLTDAEKQAVTARAAAIRRGEVGAPGREDQQPYSR from the coding sequence GTGGCTGAACTGCGCGTCTTGATCGTGGTCTTGGGTGACCAGCTCGATCTCGAAGCCGCCGCGTTCGACGGCTTCGATGCGGGTGTCGACGCCGTCTGGATGGCCGAGGTGGCTGACGAGTCGACCCACGTGTGGTCGAGCAAACCGCGAACGGCCATGTTCCTGGCGGCAATGCGGCACTTCGCGCTGGCCCTGCAAGCTGCCGGCCGGCCGCTCCACTACACCCGGCTGGATGCTGCCGGCAACGGCGGCACCCTGGGCGCCCAATTGCAGGCCGACGTCGAGCGCCTCCGGCCCGCCCGACTGGTGATGACCGCACCGGGCGACTGGCGGGTGCTGCAAGCGATCAACGCCGTGGCCAAGTCCAACCGTCTGCCGCTGGAGGTCCGCGAGGACCGCCACTTCTTCAGTAGCGTCCGCGACTTCGCCGCCCATGCCAAAGGCCGCAAATCGCTCCGCATGGAGTACTTCTATCGCGAGCAGCGGAAGCGACATGATGTGCTGATGCAGGCCGGTGAGCCCCTCGGCGGCCAATGGAACTTCGACGCCGAGAACCGCGAGGCCTTCGGCGCTGCCGGTCCGGGTAAGGTGCCGCCGCGCCGGTCCTTCAAACCCGATGCGGTCACTCGCGAGGTGATCGCGCTGGTCAATACCCGTTTCGCGCCGCACCCCGGCCGGCTGGACCGCTTCGACTGGCCGGTGACCCGGGCGCAGGCGCTCAAGTCCTTGCGCGCCTTCATCACGGAGCGCCTGCCGTTGTTCGGGCGCTACCAGGACGCGATGTGGCCGGGCGACCCGTGGCTGTACCATTCGCACCTGTCGGCCGCGCTCAACCTGAAGCTGCTGAACCCCCGCGAAGTGGTGGCTGCAGCCGAACGGGCGTACCACGACGGGCAGGCGCCACTGGCCAGTGTCGAGGGCTTCATCCGCCAGATTCTTGGGTGGCGCGAATACGTGCGCGGCATCTACTGGACCCAGATGCCCGAGTACCGGGAGCGAAACGCCCTTGGCGCGGCGGAAGATCTGCCCGCCTGGTACTGGACCGGCGCCACAGACATGGCGTGCCTCGGCGATGCGCTGACCCAGACGCTGGCGTACGGCTACGCCAATCACATCCAGCGGTTGATGGTCACCGGTCTCTACGCGCTGATGCTGGGGGTGCAGCCCAAGCAGGTGCACGCTTGGTACCTGGCGGTTTATGTCGACGCAGTGGAGTGGGTCGAGTTGCCCAACACCCTGGGGATGAGCCAGTACGCCGACGGCGGCGTGATGGGCAGCAAGCCCTACATCGCCACCGGCAAGTATATCCAGCGGATGAGCCCGCACTGCAAGGCCTGCTGCTACGACCCCGCACTCCGCAGCGGCGACCGAGCGTGCCCGTTCACCACCTTGTACTGGGACTTCCTGATGCGCCATGAATCGACGTTGGCCAGGAACCCGCGCATGGCGCTGCAAGTGAAGAACGTGGCCCGCCTGACCGATGCCGAGAAGCAGGCGGTGACCGCCAGGGCGGCCGCGATCCGTCGTGGCGAGGTCGGGGCCCCCGGCCGTGAGGACCAGCAGCCCTACTCGAGGTGA
- a CDS encoding SDR family oxidoreductase, giving the protein MKRTYLIVGHSSGIGLAMAKNALALGHAVIGLSRRTSGLSSPDLMEIGADVLEADLATVGIPATLDGVAYCPGSINLKPFRSLQESDFLADFKISALGAVRVLQAAGTALKAGQHAGVVLFSTVAVQQGMPFHASVAMAKGAVEGLTRSLAAEWAPSVRVNALAPSLTHTPLTARMLTNEARIQASRDRHPLKQIGQPEDLAGAALFLLSDQAKWITGQVWAVDGGMSAVRV; this is encoded by the coding sequence ATGAAACGGACCTATCTGATTGTCGGCCATTCGAGCGGGATTGGGCTTGCCATGGCGAAGAACGCCTTGGCCCTGGGCCATGCGGTGATCGGTCTTTCCCGGCGGACATCCGGATTGTCGTCCCCGGACCTCATGGAAATCGGCGCCGATGTCTTGGAGGCGGATCTGGCGACGGTCGGCATTCCGGCCACCTTGGATGGCGTGGCCTATTGTCCCGGGAGCATCAACCTCAAACCATTCCGGAGTCTCCAGGAGTCCGACTTCCTCGCGGACTTCAAGATCTCCGCGCTTGGTGCGGTGCGAGTCCTTCAGGCGGCGGGCACCGCGCTCAAGGCCGGGCAGCACGCCGGGGTCGTCCTCTTCAGTACCGTCGCCGTCCAACAGGGGATGCCCTTCCATGCCTCGGTCGCCATGGCCAAGGGCGCGGTGGAGGGTTTGACCCGGTCGCTTGCCGCCGAATGGGCGCCCTCGGTTCGCGTCAACGCCCTGGCCCCATCCCTCACCCACACACCGTTGACCGCACGAATGCTCACCAACGAGGCCCGGATTCAGGCCAGTCGGGACCGGCATCCACTCAAGCAGATTGGTCAACCCGAAGACCTGGCCGGCGCCGCGTTGTTCTTGCTGAGCGACCAGGCCAAGTGGATCACGGGTCAAGTGTGGGCGGTTGACGGGGGGATGTCGGCGGTCCGGGTGTGA
- a CDS encoding fasciclin domain-containing protein, which yields MVGSSIPKEGTMTATATIHQDIVDIAVANGSFKTLVAAVAAAGLVETLKGEGPFTVFAPTDAAFAKLPAGTVEALLQDQAKLTAILTYHVVPGTVLAADVVKLTSATTVQGGTVAIATRDGKVMINGAEVLAADVMASNGVIHVIDSVLLPS from the coding sequence ATGGTTGGTTCATCCATACCCAAAGAAGGCACCATGACTGCTACAGCTACGATCCATCAGGACATCGTCGACATCGCCGTCGCCAACGGCTCGTTCAAGACCCTGGTGGCCGCGGTGGCCGCTGCCGGTCTGGTGGAGACCTTGAAGGGCGAGGGTCCGTTCACGGTCTTCGCGCCGACCGACGCGGCGTTTGCCAAATTGCCGGCGGGCACGGTCGAGGCCCTGCTCCAGGACCAAGCGAAGTTGACCGCCATTTTGACCTACCATGTCGTTCCGGGGACCGTTCTTGCGGCCGACGTGGTCAAGTTGACCTCGGCGACTACCGTGCAGGGCGGGACGGTCGCGATCGCGACGCGCGATGGTAAGGTGATGATCAACGGCGCCGAGGTTCTGGCGGCGGACGTGATGGCCTCGAACGGGGTCATTCACGTGATCGACTCGGTTCTGCTCCCGAGCTGA